A single Stutzerimonas stutzeri DNA region contains:
- a CDS encoding DUF2188 domain-containing protein, which yields MENYHITQDGDRWVLREEGDKRALLEAATKEDIINETRDYMKLRTASVKIHTQDGKIEEERTYPRDQDPRATKG from the coding sequence ATGGAAAACTATCACATCACGCAAGACGGCGACCGTTGGGTACTGCGCGAGGAAGGAGACAAGCGGGCGCTGCTCGAAGCCGCGACCAAGGAAGACATCATCAACGAAACCCGTGACTACATGAAGCTGCGTACCGCTTCAGTGAAGATTCATACCCAGGATGGCAAGATCGAGGAGGAACGGACCTACCCACGTGACCAGGACCCCCGTGCGACCAAAGGCTGA
- a CDS encoding urea transporter, giving the protein MWRRPFPHAAHAVLNGLSQIFLQANPACGLLILVAIILHAPTLLAGCLLGLLSGTLTAWWLGYARQDIETGLYGYNSALLGLLISLALGPSAWALLLATLGGALSSVLQRRLLNVMRERGGPAVFTLAFVLLGWVTLAVAGMLAPATATTLAESAPDALGALSAMASGIGQVMFLGGPQAGLCLLLAVLVADIRSGLWALCGSALGVYCALLTGVTEAQALAGLAGYNPALAALALSQVHRSAWVPALGIALAIGCKLVFDQLSLPALTMPFILACWTVARVTRPARRRVDPRPA; this is encoded by the coding sequence ATGTGGCGCCGCCCTTTTCCGCACGCCGCCCATGCGGTACTCAACGGCCTCAGCCAGATTTTCCTTCAGGCGAACCCGGCATGCGGGTTACTGATCCTGGTCGCAATCATCCTCCATGCGCCTACGCTGCTGGCCGGCTGCCTGCTCGGTTTGCTCAGCGGTACGCTGACCGCCTGGTGGCTGGGCTATGCGCGCCAGGACATCGAGACCGGGCTGTACGGCTACAACTCCGCTCTGCTGGGCCTGCTGATCAGCCTCGCACTGGGCCCTTCTGCATGGGCGCTGCTCCTGGCAACACTCGGCGGGGCGCTTTCGAGCGTGTTGCAAAGGCGCCTGTTGAACGTCATGCGCGAGCGTGGCGGGCCGGCGGTGTTCACGCTGGCGTTCGTGCTCTTGGGCTGGGTGACGCTGGCGGTCGCCGGCATGCTCGCCCCGGCCACGGCCACCACCTTAGCCGAGTCCGCACCGGACGCCCTGGGGGCGCTGAGTGCCATGGCAAGCGGCATTGGCCAGGTCATGTTCCTCGGTGGCCCGCAGGCAGGGCTTTGCCTGCTGCTGGCCGTTCTGGTCGCCGACATTCGATCAGGGCTATGGGCACTTTGCGGCTCGGCGCTCGGTGTGTACTGCGCGCTACTGACCGGGGTGACCGAGGCGCAGGCGCTCGCCGGGCTGGCCGGCTATAACCCCGCCCTGGCGGCGCTGGCGCTGAGCCAGGTGCACCGCTCGGCGTGGGTACCCGCGCTGGGCATCGCACTGGCCATAGGTTGCAAGCTGGTGTTCGATCAGTTGAGTCTGCCCGCCCTGACGATGCCATTCATCCTTGCCTGCTGGACGGTCGCACGGGTCACGCGGCCCGCCCGGCGGCGCGTCGACCCACGGCCCGCCTGA
- a CDS encoding ATPase: MRNDAHDELDHVPSLTAGRGRDPYPAPELEPISKPMGGDPDDARPRQKRRAFSTAPLWIMIVALFASLVALGWWSMQQVSRLETQLVATQESFARISEDAAGRLQDISGKVVATESSVTTEGEALKLRIKQLEQQTLELAEQQRAITTQQESLTGKQGNQDQRLDEQGIRIGRIVAEVRDHRSATTTLGETVQGVAGEQAELRSSVSQLEQSVGELATLSTRIDGLDKLPARIDGLNKDIAALKQRGDSSPAITRLEQDLLILRSELDNRPAARPGVDTSEFDSFRAQVTRTINGLQGQVANLQRQIDQR; the protein is encoded by the coding sequence ATGCGCAACGATGCTCACGACGAACTGGACCACGTACCCAGCCTGACCGCCGGCCGTGGCCGCGACCCCTATCCTGCGCCTGAGCTCGAGCCGATCAGCAAGCCCATGGGTGGTGATCCGGACGATGCACGGCCGCGTCAGAAGCGCCGTGCCTTCAGCACTGCGCCGCTGTGGATCATGATCGTGGCGCTGTTCGCCTCGCTGGTCGCGTTGGGCTGGTGGAGCATGCAGCAGGTGTCCAGGCTCGAGACGCAACTGGTCGCCACCCAGGAAAGCTTTGCGCGCATCAGCGAAGATGCGGCAGGGCGCCTGCAGGATATTTCCGGGAAGGTGGTGGCGACGGAGTCCAGTGTCACTACCGAAGGCGAGGCCCTGAAGCTGCGTATCAAGCAGCTGGAGCAGCAGACGCTGGAACTGGCCGAGCAGCAGCGTGCGATCACGACCCAGCAGGAGAGCCTGACCGGCAAGCAGGGTAATCAAGATCAACGCCTGGATGAGCAGGGCATTCGAATCGGCCGCATCGTCGCCGAAGTACGCGATCACCGGTCGGCGACCACGACGTTGGGCGAGACCGTCCAGGGTGTTGCCGGCGAACAGGCCGAACTCAGATCGTCGGTCTCGCAATTGGAACAGTCGGTGGGAGAACTGGCCACGCTGTCGACTCGCATTGACGGTCTGGACAAGCTGCCCGCCCGGATCGACGGGCTGAACAAGGATATCGCCGCGTTGAAGCAGCGGGGCGATTCCAGCCCGGCGATAACCCGGCTCGAACAGGACCTCTTGATCCTGCGCAGCGAACTGGACAACCGGCCGGCAGCCAGGCCTGGCGTCGATACGTCGGAGTTCGATTCGTTCCGCGCTCAGGTGACCCGCACCATCAATGGGTTGCAGGGCCAGGTCGCCAACCTGCAGCGGCAGATCGACCAGCGCTAG
- the pyk gene encoding pyruvate kinase yields MTPDKKVKILATLGPATRSIADVRELVENGVNLFRLNFSHGEHADHAERFAWIREVERELNQPIGILMDLQGPKLRVGRFAEGKVQLVRGQTLRLDLDPTPGDSSRVNLPHPEVIDALQPGMSLLVDDGRLRLTVIAKHDNAIDTRVVAGGELSDRKGVNVPEAVLELSPLTDKDRRDLAFGLELGVDWVALSFVQRPQDIHEARGLIDGRAFLMAKIEKPSAVQHLREIARLSDAIMVARGDLGVEVPAENVPRIQKNIVRTCRQLGRPVVVATQMLESMRFSPAPTRAEVTDVANAVAEGADAVMLSAETASGDYPHEAVSMMSKIIRQVESGPDFQAQLDVHRPNAEATLPDAISCAIRRISSILPVAVLVNYTESGRSSLRASRERPSTPILSLTPNVATARKLTVAWGVYSVIDAPMHDMEHVCLNALELARAQGMAGTGDTVVITAGVPLGQPGTTNSLRIETLN; encoded by the coding sequence ATGACACCCGACAAGAAGGTCAAGATTCTCGCCACCCTCGGACCGGCCACCCGCAGCATTGCCGATGTGCGCGAGCTGGTGGAGAACGGCGTCAACCTGTTCCGCCTCAACTTCAGCCACGGCGAGCACGCCGACCACGCCGAACGCTTCGCCTGGATACGCGAGGTGGAGCGCGAGCTGAATCAGCCGATCGGTATCCTCATGGATTTGCAGGGTCCCAAACTGCGGGTTGGGCGTTTCGCTGAAGGAAAGGTCCAGCTGGTGCGCGGCCAGACCCTGCGCCTCGATCTCGACCCGACACCGGGAGACAGTAGCCGCGTGAATCTGCCCCATCCGGAAGTCATCGACGCGCTGCAGCCTGGCATGAGCCTGCTGGTGGACGATGGCCGCCTGCGCCTGACCGTCATCGCCAAACATGACAACGCGATCGACACACGCGTGGTCGCGGGCGGTGAGCTGTCGGACCGCAAAGGAGTCAACGTGCCCGAAGCGGTGCTGGAGCTGAGCCCGCTGACTGACAAGGATCGCCGCGATCTGGCCTTCGGCCTGGAGCTGGGTGTCGACTGGGTGGCGCTTTCCTTCGTGCAGCGCCCCCAGGACATCCATGAAGCACGCGGGCTGATCGACGGCCGCGCCTTTCTCATGGCCAAGATCGAGAAGCCTTCGGCGGTGCAGCATCTGCGCGAGATCGCCCGGCTGAGCGACGCGATCATGGTGGCGCGAGGTGATCTGGGAGTAGAAGTACCGGCCGAAAACGTGCCGCGTATCCAGAAGAATATCGTTCGCACCTGCCGCCAGCTCGGGCGTCCGGTGGTCGTGGCCACGCAGATGCTCGAGTCGATGCGCTTCTCTCCTGCACCGACGCGCGCCGAGGTCACTGACGTGGCCAACGCTGTGGCCGAAGGCGCCGATGCGGTGATGCTTTCGGCCGAAACCGCGTCGGGCGACTACCCGCACGAAGCAGTAAGCATGATGAGCAAGATCATTCGGCAAGTGGAAAGCGGCCCCGACTTCCAGGCTCAGCTCGACGTGCATCGGCCAAACGCCGAAGCCACGCTGCCAGACGCCATCAGTTGCGCGATCCGCCGAATCAGCTCGATTCTGCCGGTCGCGGTGCTGGTGAACTACACCGAGTCCGGCCGTTCCAGCCTGCGCGCCTCTCGCGAGCGGCCAAGTACGCCGATCCTCAGCCTGACGCCCAACGTCGCGACTGCCCGCAAGCTGACCGTGGCCTGGGGCGTCTACTCGGTCATCGATGCGCCGATGCATGACATGGAGCACGTTTGCCTGAACGCCCTCGAACTCGCCCGAGCACAGGGCATGGCCGGTACCGGCGATACCGTGGTGATTACCGCTGGCGTGCCGCTGGGCCAGCCCGGCACGACCAACTCCCTGCGGATCGAGACGCTCAATTAG
- a CDS encoding glycerate kinase type-2 family protein: MSLDPQALLRELFTAAIDAAHPRQVLADHLPADRSARAIVIGAGKAAAAMAEAIEGVWEGELSGLVVTRYGHGADCRKIEVVEAAHPVPDDAGERVARRVLELVSNLDESDRVIFLLSGGGSSLLALPAEGISLADKQAINKALLRSGAHIGEMNCVRKHLSAIKGGRLAKACWPASVYTYAISDVPGDEATVIASGPTVADPTTSAEALAILARYDIEIPQHVRAWLEDPRSETVKPNDPCLSRSHFQLIAKPQQSLDAAAEKARAAGITPLILGDLEGESREVAKVHAGIARQVVLHGQPITPPCVILSGGETTVTVRGNGRGGRNAEFLLSLTENLQGLANVYALAGDTDGIDGSEDNAGALMTPDSFARAEALGLNAADELANNNGYGYFQALDALLMTGPTRTNVNDFRAILVLPPSP, encoded by the coding sequence ATGAGCCTCGACCCGCAAGCCTTGCTGCGCGAGCTGTTCACCGCCGCCATCGACGCCGCCCATCCACGCCAGGTGCTGGCCGACCATCTGCCCGCCGATCGCAGCGCACGCGCCATCGTCATCGGCGCCGGCAAAGCCGCTGCAGCCATGGCCGAAGCCATCGAAGGTGTCTGGGAAGGCGAACTGTCCGGCCTGGTCGTCACGCGCTATGGCCATGGCGCCGACTGTCGCAAGATCGAGGTGGTCGAAGCCGCGCATCCCGTGCCGGACGATGCGGGCGAGCGCGTCGCCCGTCGAGTCCTGGAGCTGGTCAGCAATCTCGACGAAAGCGACCGGGTCATCTTTTTGCTGTCCGGTGGCGGTTCCTCGCTGCTGGCGCTTCCGGCCGAGGGCATCAGCCTCGCCGACAAACAGGCCATCAACAAGGCGCTGCTGCGCTCCGGCGCGCACATCGGTGAGATGAACTGCGTGCGCAAGCATCTCTCCGCGATCAAGGGCGGTCGGCTGGCCAAGGCCTGCTGGCCGGCCAGCGTCTACACCTACGCGATTTCCGACGTACCCGGCGACGAGGCGACGGTGATCGCCTCCGGTCCGACCGTGGCCGACCCGACGACGTCTGCCGAGGCGCTGGCCATCCTGGCGCGCTACGACATCGAGATCCCGCAGCATGTGCGCGCCTGGCTGGAGGACCCGCGCTCGGAAACCGTCAAACCGAACGACCCGTGCCTGTCACGCAGCCATTTCCAACTGATCGCCAAGCCACAACAATCGCTCGATGCGGCGGCGGAGAAAGCCCGCGCGGCTGGAATCACGCCGCTGATTCTCGGCGACCTGGAAGGCGAGTCGCGGGAAGTGGCCAAGGTCCATGCAGGCATCGCTCGCCAGGTGGTGCTGCATGGACAGCCGATCACCCCGCCCTGCGTCATTCTCTCCGGCGGCGAAACCACAGTGACGGTACGCGGAAACGGCCGTGGCGGCCGCAACGCCGAGTTCCTCCTGAGCCTCACGGAAAACCTGCAGGGACTGGCGAACGTCTATGCGCTCGCCGGTGATACCGACGGTATCGACGGCTCGGAAGACAACGCCGGCGCGCTGATGACGCCGGACAGCTTCGCCCGCGCCGAAGCGCTCGGCCTGAACGCGGCCGACGAACTGGCCAACAACAATGGCTACGGTTATTTCCAGGCACTCGATGCCCTGCTGATGACCGGCCCGACCCGCACCAACGTCAATGACTTTCGCGCCATCCTGGTCCTGCCGCCATCGCCGTGA
- a CDS encoding LysE/ArgO family amino acid transporter yields the protein MWQSYFNGLLVTAGLIIAIGAQNAFVLAQSLRREHHLPVAALCILCDIALVSVGVFGLAAVLAESPLLLHITRWGGVMFLVSYGVIALRRAARPQALREDARRGPRSLQSVLLAALAVTLLNPHVYLDTVLLIGSLGAQQPEPGAYTLGAASASTLWFMMLALGGAWLAPWLARPLTWRLIDLGVAGMMFAIAAQLVVLA from the coding sequence ATGTGGCAGAGCTATTTCAACGGGTTGTTGGTCACCGCGGGCCTGATCATCGCTATCGGCGCGCAGAACGCCTTTGTGCTCGCGCAGAGCCTGCGCCGAGAACATCACCTTCCGGTCGCCGCCCTCTGCATCCTGTGCGACATCGCACTGGTCAGTGTCGGTGTCTTCGGCCTCGCCGCCGTACTGGCCGAAAGCCCGCTGCTGCTACACATCACGCGTTGGGGCGGGGTGATGTTCCTGGTGTCGTACGGTGTCATTGCCTTGCGTCGAGCGGCACGACCTCAGGCACTCAGGGAAGACGCTCGGCGTGGCCCGCGCTCGCTGCAGAGCGTCCTGCTTGCCGCGCTGGCTGTCACGCTGCTCAACCCGCACGTCTATCTCGACACCGTACTGCTGATCGGCTCTCTCGGTGCCCAGCAACCCGAGCCAGGTGCCTATACGCTGGGCGCTGCCAGCGCGTCGACCTTATGGTTCATGATGCTCGCGCTTGGCGGAGCGTGGCTTGCGCCCTGGCTCGCACGCCCGCTCACCTGGCGCCTGATCGATCTAGGCGTGGCGGGAATGATGTTCGCCATCGCCGCGCAGTTGGTTGTTCTCGCCTGA
- a CDS encoding LysR family transcriptional regulator ArgP — protein sequence MLDYKLLAALASVVEQGGFERAAQALGLSQSAVSQRIKLLEARLGQPVLLRAAPPRPTEVGRRLLNHVQQVRLLERDLQGEVPELDEGRLPERLRIALNADSLSTWWAEAVAPFCTAHGVVLDHVLEDQDVGLKRMRAGEVAACVCAVERPLAGARSQFLGAMRYRALASPRFVARHLGGGASAEALLRAPAIVFGPDDQLQHRYLASLGLSGAFSHHLCPSSEGFVRLLQSDLGWGLVPELQVSSELASGALVDVFQGMPIDVPLYWHHWRNGGDLLAELTRQLARSARQWLVE from the coding sequence ATGCTCGATTACAAGCTGCTCGCCGCGTTAGCGTCCGTGGTGGAGCAGGGCGGTTTCGAACGTGCCGCGCAGGCGCTGGGGCTGTCGCAATCGGCCGTCTCCCAACGCATCAAATTGCTGGAAGCCCGGCTTGGGCAGCCGGTGCTGTTGCGTGCCGCGCCGCCCCGGCCGACGGAGGTCGGTCGTCGCCTGCTCAACCACGTGCAGCAGGTACGGCTGCTGGAGCGTGATCTCCAGGGGGAAGTGCCGGAGCTGGATGAAGGCCGGCTGCCCGAGCGGTTGCGCATCGCCCTCAACGCCGACAGCCTCTCGACCTGGTGGGCTGAGGCCGTGGCCCCGTTCTGTACCGCCCACGGTGTGGTGCTCGATCATGTCCTGGAAGATCAGGACGTCGGCCTCAAGCGCATGCGGGCCGGCGAAGTGGCCGCTTGCGTATGTGCGGTGGAGCGGCCCCTGGCAGGCGCGCGGAGTCAGTTCTTAGGCGCCATGCGTTATCGCGCCCTCGCCAGTCCGAGGTTCGTTGCGCGGCATCTGGGGGGCGGGGCGTCGGCCGAAGCACTCTTGAGGGCACCGGCGATCGTGTTCGGCCCTGACGACCAGCTGCAGCATCGCTATCTCGCATCGCTGGGCTTGAGCGGTGCCTTCAGCCATCACCTGTGCCCATCGTCGGAAGGTTTCGTGCGTCTGCTGCAGAGCGATCTCGGTTGGGGGCTCGTGCCTGAACTTCAGGTGAGTTCGGAACTCGCCAGCGGAGCACTGGTCGATGTGTTCCAGGGCATGCCCATCGACGTCCCGCTTTACTGGCATCACTGGCGCAATGGCGGCGATTTGCTCGCCGAACTGACCCGTCAGCTGGCGCGCTCCGCGAGGCAGTGGCTGGTCGAATGA
- a CDS encoding GGDEF domain-containing protein: MTSLIDVLSSRLATLLPSELKPDEFMKLIVPHRHSLLLSQRRATLIVNRVRLFAFLFAVLTPVWGIIDLMVFSYPLWLGLATFRLLACAAFACLLLFYRPSGNLFDAYRAVALLFAIPTLFYIASHTLLGGFQLTQLSAVVATGYAFLPFVLMAGLAIFPLTLVENVVMACVLLLAQALAGYLSWATLNWPSFAGGFWLLILIAGVTTLASLSQLAFMIALVRQAIRDPLTGVFSRGSGQEILQLQWDTARRHDTGLAVAFIDLDHFKSINDTFGHEAGDLMLRECTQHMLSSLRSTDTLLRWGGEEFVVIMPDTDLDQARLALTRMVRNGLGARPDGNRLTASIGVAERCADFAESARGLLELADKRMYVAKTTGRNRLCFDTDGVVGTPSAAASK; the protein is encoded by the coding sequence ATGACGTCCTTGATCGACGTGTTGTCGAGCCGCCTGGCCACCTTGCTGCCCAGTGAACTCAAACCGGACGAGTTCATGAAGCTGATCGTTCCGCACCGCCATTCGCTGTTGCTCAGCCAGCGCCGGGCGACCTTGATCGTCAACCGGGTCAGGCTGTTCGCCTTCCTCTTTGCCGTGCTCACCCCGGTCTGGGGCATCATCGACCTGATGGTTTTCAGCTACCCGCTGTGGCTTGGCCTCGCCACCTTCCGGTTGCTGGCCTGCGCGGCCTTCGCATGCCTCCTACTGTTCTATCGGCCCAGCGGCAACCTGTTCGATGCCTATCGCGCCGTTGCGCTGCTGTTTGCCATTCCTACCCTGTTCTATATCGCCTCGCATACGCTGCTCGGCGGCTTTCAGCTCACGCAACTGTCGGCTGTCGTGGCGACGGGCTATGCCTTTCTACCCTTCGTGCTGATGGCTGGCCTGGCCATATTTCCGCTCACGCTTGTGGAAAACGTCGTGATGGCTTGTGTCTTGCTGCTGGCGCAGGCGTTGGCCGGATATCTGTCGTGGGCGACGCTGAACTGGCCGTCGTTCGCTGGCGGCTTCTGGTTGCTGATCCTGATCGCAGGGGTCACCACGCTCGCGAGCCTCAGCCAATTGGCGTTCATGATCGCTCTGGTGCGCCAGGCCATTCGCGACCCGCTCACCGGCGTCTTCTCGCGCGGCAGCGGTCAGGAAATCCTGCAATTGCAGTGGGATACCGCGCGACGCCACGACACTGGCCTGGCCGTCGCATTCATCGATCTCGACCATTTCAAATCAATCAACGACACCTTCGGCCATGAGGCCGGAGACCTCATGTTGCGTGAATGCACCCAGCACATGCTGTCCAGTCTGCGCAGCACGGACACCTTGTTGCGTTGGGGGGGCGAGGAGTTCGTCGTGATCATGCCTGACACTGATCTCGATCAGGCTCGACTGGCGCTGACGCGCATGGTGCGCAATGGCCTGGGAGCGCGTCCTGACGGCAATCGCCTGACGGCCAGCATCGGGGTGGCCGAACGCTGCGCGGACTTCGCCGAGAGCGCGCGCGGCCTGCTCGAACTGGCAGACAAGCGCATGTACGTGGCAAAAACGACCGGGCGCAACAGGCTCTGCTTCGATACCGATGGCGTGGTCGGCACGCCGTCGGCCGCCGCCTCGAAATGA
- the pncB gene encoding nicotinate phosphoribosyltransferase, with protein MSEKIFSNRIVQSLLDTDYYKLTMMQAVLHHYPNAEVEWAFRSRSGEDLAPYLDAIRQQIEALAELKISQDELAFLDQIPYMQPDFIRFLGLFRFDLRYVRVEVEAGELVVYLKGPWLHVILFEVPLLAIISEVRNRARYPDVTLEQAEARLDEKLEWLRGEATAEELTGFNLADFGTRRRFSYAVQAMVVDRLKDGFPGRFVGTSNVHLARTRRLRPMGTMAHEWIMAHQQLGPRLIDSQSAALDCWAREYRGALGIAITDCITMDAFTADFDLYLAKLFDGLRHDSGDPVEWAEKAIAHYRHLGIDPMTRQLVFSDGLDFPKALGIYRALAGRSNTSFGIGTQLTCDIPGVEPTNMVIKMTSCNGQPVAKISDSPGKTMCRDEAFVAYLKHVFSVDA; from the coding sequence ATGAGCGAGAAGATCTTTTCGAACCGTATCGTTCAAAGCCTGCTGGATACCGACTACTACAAGTTGACGATGATGCAGGCTGTGCTGCATCACTACCCCAACGCCGAAGTCGAATGGGCGTTTCGCAGCCGCTCCGGCGAGGACCTGGCGCCCTACCTGGATGCGATCCGCCAGCAGATCGAGGCGCTCGCCGAGCTCAAGATCAGCCAGGACGAACTCGCCTTCCTCGACCAGATCCCTTACATGCAGCCGGACTTCATTCGCTTTCTGGGGCTCTTTCGCTTCGATCTGCGCTACGTTCGGGTCGAGGTCGAAGCCGGCGAACTGGTGGTCTACCTGAAAGGTCCGTGGCTCCATGTGATCCTTTTCGAGGTGCCGCTGCTGGCCATCATCAGCGAGGTGCGCAATCGCGCGCGCTATCCGGACGTGACGCTCGAGCAAGCCGAGGCACGGCTCGACGAAAAGCTCGAATGGCTGCGCGGCGAAGCCACCGCGGAAGAGCTCACAGGATTCAATCTTGCCGATTTCGGTACGCGCCGGCGCTTTTCCTATGCGGTTCAGGCCATGGTCGTGGACCGCCTAAAGGATGGGTTCCCGGGGCGTTTCGTTGGCACCAGCAACGTGCACCTGGCCAGGACGCGCCGGCTCAGGCCCATGGGCACCATGGCGCATGAATGGATCATGGCGCACCAGCAGCTGGGGCCCAGGCTGATCGACAGCCAGAGCGCCGCGCTCGATTGCTGGGCCCGCGAATATCGCGGGGCACTGGGCATCGCCATCACCGACTGCATCACCATGGATGCGTTCACGGCCGATTTCGATCTGTACCTGGCAAAACTGTTCGACGGCCTGCGCCATGACTCCGGGGACCCGGTCGAGTGGGCTGAAAAAGCCATCGCCCACTACCGCCACCTCGGCATCGATCCGATGACCCGGCAACTGGTGTTCTCCGATGGCCTCGACTTTCCAAAGGCACTTGGCATCTATCGCGCGCTGGCCGGCCGCAGCAATACCAGCTTCGGTATCGGCACCCAGCTGACCTGTGACATACCGGGCGTCGAGCCGACCAACATGGTGATCAAGATGACCAGTTGCAACGGCCAACCGGTTGCGAAAATCTCCGACTCCCCCGGCAAGACCATGTGTCGGGACGAAGCCTTCGTCGCGTACCTTAAGCATGTGTTCTCGGTTGATGCCTGA
- a CDS encoding general stress protein produces MPNKNPGNFANDREKASEAGKKGGHNSGGNFANDREKASEAGRKGGQNSHGGGRSSNS; encoded by the coding sequence ATGCCAAACAAGAATCCCGGCAACTTTGCCAATGATCGCGAAAAAGCGTCGGAAGCAGGCAAGAAAGGCGGCCACAACAGTGGCGGCAACTTCGCCAACGACCGCGAAAAGGCCTCGGAAGCAGGCCGCAAAGGCGGGCAAAACAGCCACGGTGGTGGACGCAGCAGCAATAGCTGA
- a CDS encoding autotransporter outer membrane beta-barrel domain-containing protein, protein MQSVLKPLALAVLLAGTSVAAHAQTGPYSQFVTFGDSLSDAGNFPDTASPLAGGNPTGGLRFTNRTGPTYAADNSEYAGQVVTQVLANRLGLQSLPSTPLLPELLTGNPDGTNYAVGGYRSDQILDSLIGTSTVAAGGLSRSRPGYLVENPQVDPNGLYYLNGGANDIFQLVQNGYPVTMAQAAANMVAAVGSLQAAGARYIVISDLPDVGSTPLGNSLPGFESFLNGLSDTFNEEMAAGLQAQGGNYVLLNNRLLLSEVHADLARFGFDPTINQNAVCFEGAGCQLDPTYGLGTANADPNRLLFNDAVHPTTAVHQISADYVYSILSAPAEISLLPEMGRSALRNHLQMLDNELAVQRGNWQAIGTWRTFVQGGYNRPEYDGFGGGDGDSPALAIGLSNRISENWLAGLSLGLAQNSLSLGAADSDYDMRSYLASAFASYQQDRFFADLSLSAGYLDYDDLKRTFALGITERSEQGSTEGLLWGVAAKTGFNLMQIGDPLQFGPFIGASYQKIEVDGYREKGTSATALSYEDQELDSLRLSVGLFGNYALTQRTRLFAEVAREVEREDDERDDLRMSLNSVENNTFTLPGAVPTGDQTRFSVGVAHQLAAGLSLRANYNYQGNDNRNQGIALSLALDL, encoded by the coding sequence GTGCAGAGCGTGCTCAAACCCCTTGCTCTCGCCGTGCTGCTGGCGGGGACGTCCGTTGCGGCCCACGCGCAAACCGGCCCATACAGCCAATTCGTCACCTTCGGTGACTCGCTGAGCGATGCCGGCAATTTTCCGGACACCGCAAGCCCGCTGGCAGGCGGAAACCCAACGGGCGGCCTGCGCTTCACCAACCGCACCGGTCCGACCTATGCCGCTGACAACAGCGAGTATGCGGGCCAGGTTGTTACCCAGGTACTCGCCAATCGCCTGGGCTTGCAGTCACTGCCCTCTACCCCCCTGCTGCCGGAGCTGCTGACGGGCAATCCAGACGGTACCAACTATGCGGTGGGAGGTTACCGTTCGGATCAGATTCTGGATTCGCTGATCGGTACTTCGACCGTTGCCGCCGGTGGACTGTCGCGCAGCCGTCCGGGTTATCTGGTGGAAAATCCGCAGGTCGATCCAAACGGCCTGTACTACCTCAACGGCGGCGCCAACGACATTTTCCAGCTCGTCCAGAACGGCTATCCGGTCACGATGGCGCAGGCCGCCGCGAACATGGTCGCAGCCGTCGGCTCGCTGCAAGCGGCCGGGGCCCGCTACATCGTCATTTCAGACCTGCCCGATGTGGGCAGCACACCCCTGGGCAACAGCCTGCCGGGCTTCGAATCGTTCCTCAACGGTCTCAGCGACACCTTCAACGAAGAGATGGCGGCCGGCCTGCAGGCACAAGGCGGCAACTATGTGCTGCTCAACAACCGCCTGCTGCTCTCGGAGGTTCACGCCGATCTCGCCCGCTTCGGTTTCGACCCGACGATCAACCAGAACGCCGTCTGTTTCGAAGGTGCCGGTTGCCAGCTCGATCCAACCTACGGCCTGGGTACCGCCAACGCAGACCCCAATCGCCTGCTGTTCAACGACGCCGTGCATCCGACCACCGCCGTCCACCAGATCAGCGCCGACTATGTCTATTCGATTCTCTCGGCGCCGGCAGAAATCTCGCTGCTGCCCGAGATGGGCCGCTCGGCGTTGCGCAATCACCTGCAGATGCTCGACAACGAGCTGGCCGTGCAGCGTGGCAACTGGCAGGCGATCGGTACCTGGCGAACCTTCGTCCAGGGCGGCTACAACCGACCGGAGTACGACGGTTTTGGCGGCGGTGACGGCGACAGCCCTGCGCTGGCCATCGGACTGAGCAACAGGATCAGCGAAAACTGGCTGGCCGGCCTCAGCCTGGGCCTGGCGCAGAATTCACTGAGCCTGGGCGCCGCGGATTCGGATTACGACATGCGCAGCTACCTGGCGAGTGCGTTCGCCAGCTACCAGCAGGACCGCTTCTTTGCCGATCTGAGCCTCAGTGCCGGCTATCTGGACTACGACGACTTGAAGCGCACCTTCGCCCTGGGCATAACCGAACGCTCCGAACAGGGCAGCACTGAAGGGCTGCTCTGGGGCGTAGCGGCCAAGACCGGCTTCAATCTGATGCAGATCGGCGATCCGCTGCAGTTCGGTCCGTTCATCGGCGCGAGTTACCAGAAGATCGAGGTGGACGGCTACCGCGAGAAAGGCACCAGTGCGACGGCCTTGAGCTATGAAGACCAGGAACTCGACTCGCTGCGTCTATCGGTCGGCCTGTTCGGCAACTACGCCCTCACGCAGCGCACCCGCTTGTTTGCCGAGGTCGCCCGCGAAGTGGAACGCGAGGATGACGAACGTGACGACTTGCGCATGTCGCTGAACAGTGTCGAGAACAACACCTTCACCCTACCCGGCGCCGTCCCGACCGGCGACCAGACCCGTTTCAGCGTGGGCGTCGCCCATCAGCTGGCCGCGGGCCTCAGCCTTCGCGCCAACTACAACTACCAGGGCAACGACAACCGCAACCAGGGCATCGCGCTGTCCCTGGCCCTGGACCTGTAA